The following proteins are encoded in a genomic region of Mycobacterium kiyosense:
- the bpoA gene encoding peroxidase, with protein MVTAAEPFITHGPGGVRIVSDRHGDPQARAVVFLHGGGQTRRSWGRAASAVAKRGYQAVTVDLRGHGESDWSSEGDYRVVSFASDVHEVLRGLPPRPVLVGASLGGFTSMLLAGELAPGIASAVVLVDIVPDMEQSGANRIHNFMADRMESGFASLEEVADAIAEYNPHRPRPTDLQGLTTNLRRRGDRWYWHWDPQFINGSSAYPPLEVVESDRMHAAVAAILADSVPMLLVRGQVSDLVSQERADQFLERFPQVEFTDVRGAGHMVAGDRNDIFADAVLEFIQRHVDAG; from the coding sequence ATGGTGACGGCAGCCGAACCATTCATCACGCACGGTCCCGGCGGGGTTCGCATCGTCTCGGACCGGCACGGCGATCCGCAGGCCCGCGCGGTCGTCTTCCTGCACGGCGGTGGCCAGACCCGGCGCTCGTGGGGCCGGGCGGCCAGCGCCGTCGCCAAGCGCGGCTATCAGGCCGTCACCGTCGACCTGCGGGGCCACGGCGAATCCGACTGGTCCAGCGAGGGCGACTATCGCGTGGTCAGCTTCGCCTCCGACGTGCACGAGGTGCTGCGCGGCCTGCCCCCGCGCCCGGTGCTGGTGGGGGCGTCGCTGGGCGGCTTCACCTCAATGCTGCTGGCCGGAGAACTGGCGCCGGGCATCGCCAGCGCCGTGGTGCTGGTCGACATCGTGCCCGACATGGAACAGTCCGGGGCCAACCGCATCCACAACTTCATGGCCGACCGGATGGAGTCCGGCTTCGCCTCGCTCGAAGAGGTGGCCGACGCGATCGCCGAGTACAACCCGCACCGGCCGCGGCCCACGGATCTGCAGGGGTTGACCACCAATCTGCGCCGCCGCGGCGACCGATGGTACTGGCACTGGGATCCACAGTTCATCAACGGTTCCTCGGCCTACCCGCCGCTGGAGGTAGTCGAATCCGACCGCATGCACGCGGCGGTAGCCGCCATCCTCGCCGACAGTGTGCCGATGCTGCTGGTCCGTGGTCAGGTGAGTGACCTGGTCAGCCAGGAACGCGCGGACCAATTCCTGGAACGTTTCCCGCAGGTCGAATTCACCGACGTCCGCGGCGCCGGCCATATGGTCGCCGGCGACCGTAACGACATCTTTGCTGACGCCGTCCTGGAATTCATCCAGCGGCACGTTGATGCTGGCTGA
- a CDS encoding hypothetical protein (frameshifted, insertion at around 5730784), translating into MPATLSLLTAAYPPEARTKAVGIWAGVAGCGGVFGLLGAGVLVQLWDWRSIFWTLAIGAAMVFALTLTIAESRDDDAPRLDVPGAVTIGAAVAVFVFGILQAPAHGWSDARVIGCLLAGAVLAVMFGFVELRRRQPLLDIRLFRDPSFGTGAAAITVVFLATFALFFLVVQYLQQVRGYSALTAAIALSPMALPLLSLSILSPWYLPRLGLRAVVFASMALVAIGFLCMGTLTTHSSYLEVAWPLVVISTGFGLCTAPTTSAIMTAAPEKKQGVASAVNDATREVGGAFGIALAGSILAGSYSRHVGAALAGYPEQVRAPASDSLATALAVADRLGPQGVALAERSKEAFVAAANTSYTVMAVIVAVAAVLISLIAPGRDGRRLRLTRRRRERAAS; encoded by the coding sequence ATGCCGGCGACGCTGTCGTTGCTGACGGCCGCCTACCCGCCCGAGGCGCGCACCAAAGCGGTGGGCATCTGGGCCGGGGTCGCCGGCTGCGGCGGGGTGTTCGGCCTGCTGGGCGCCGGAGTGCTGGTGCAGCTCTGGGATTGGCGGTCGATCTTCTGGACCCTGGCGATCGGCGCGGCGATGGTTTTCGCGCTGACGCTGACCATCGCCGAGTCCCGCGACGACGACGCCCCGCGCCTGGACGTGCCGGGTGCGGTGACCATCGGGGCGGCGGTCGCCGTCTTCGTGTTCGGCATCCTGCAGGCGCCCGCGCACGGTTGGAGTGACGCCCGCGTCATCGGGTGCCTCCTCGCCGGGGCGGTGCTGGCGGTGATGTTCGGTTTCGTCGAGTTGCGGCGCCGGCAACCGCTGCTGGACATCCGGTTGTTCCGCGATCCCAGCTTCGGCACCGGCGCCGCCGCCATCACCGTGGTGTTTCTCGCCACCTTCGCGCTGTTCTTCCTGGTGGTCCAATATCTGCAGCAGGTCCGCGGCTACTCGGCGTTGACAGCCGCAATTGCCTTGAGCCCCATGGCTTTACCGTTGCTGTCGCTGTCGATCCTGTCGCCCTGGTACCTGCCCAGGCTGGGGCTGCGTGCCGTGGTGTTCGCGAGCATGGCGCTGGTCGCGATCGGGTTCCTGTGTATGGGCACGCTGACCACCCACTCCAGTTACCTCGAGGTGGCCTGGCCGCTGGTGGTGATCAGCACCGGCTTCGGATTGTGCACGGCGCCAACCACATCGGCGATCATGACCGCGGCGCCGGAGAAGAAACAGGGTGTCGCGTCGGCGGTCAACGATGCCACCCGGGAGGTGGGTGGCGCGTTCGGGATCGCGCTGGCCGGTTCCATCCTGGCCGGCAGCTACAGCCGTCACGTCGGCGCCGCGCTGGCCGGCTACCCCGAGCAGGTGCGCGCTCCGGCGTCGGACTCACTGGCCACGGCCCTGGCTGTCGCCGATCGACTGGGTCCGCAGGGTGTTGCACTCGCCGAGCGCAGCAAGGAAGCGTTCGTGGCGGCCGCCAACACCTCCTACACGGTGATGGCCGTCATCGTGGCCGTAGCAGCCGTCCTGATCTCGCTGATCGCACCGGGCCGGGACGGCCGACGGTTGCGGCTTACGCGGCGCCGCCGCGAGCGGGCGGCGTCTTAG
- a CDS encoding membrane protein has translation MRRLLPVTGSWGSLLATLIPLALVIAVSPLTIIPAVLVLHSPRPRPTSLAFLGGWVLGLAALTAVFTAGSGLFGGLHKSPPHWASWTRVVLGSALILFGIYRWLTRHRESDTPRWMRAFDTITPRRAGLTGLVLTVVRLEVSIMCLAGGLAIGTSSLGVAGKWVLATVFVVLSASTAALPILGYLSAGDRLEDQLTKLKDWMESNHLGMLAAVLILIGLMVLYNGISALS, from the coding sequence ATGCGAAGATTGCTGCCCGTGACGGGTAGTTGGGGTTCATTGCTGGCCACGCTGATACCGCTGGCTCTGGTGATCGCGGTGTCACCGTTGACGATCATCCCGGCGGTGCTGGTCCTGCACTCGCCGCGGCCCCGGCCCACGAGTCTGGCGTTCCTTGGCGGATGGGTGCTCGGGTTGGCCGCGCTGACCGCCGTTTTCACGGCCGGATCCGGTCTGTTCGGCGGCCTGCACAAGTCGCCGCCGCACTGGGCATCCTGGACGCGTGTGGTGCTGGGTTCGGCGCTGATCCTGTTCGGCATCTACCGGTGGCTGACCCGGCACCGGGAGTCCGACACGCCCCGGTGGATGCGGGCGTTCGACACCATCACCCCGCGACGGGCAGGCCTCACCGGGCTGGTGCTCACGGTGGTGCGACTCGAGGTGTCGATCATGTGCCTGGCGGGCGGCTTGGCTATCGGCACCAGCTCACTCGGGGTGGCTGGCAAGTGGGTGTTGGCCACGGTGTTCGTCGTCCTGTCCGCGTCAACGGCCGCCCTCCCGATCCTGGGTTACCTCAGCGCCGGCGACCGCCTCGAGGACCAACTGACCAAACTCAAGGACTGGATGGAGAGCAATCACCTGGGCATGCTGGCCGCCGTCCTGATCCTGATCGGTCTGATGGTGCTCTACAACGGGATCAGTGCGCTGAGCTGA
- a CDS encoding C4-dicarboxylate ABC transporter, translated as MAPASPGDAPAPTTRVEVLGNVGPNWFASVMGTGIVAIAGATLPVHVPGLRGFTHGVWMLAATLLVLLIVLVGGHWLRNPRVARAHARNPQMAHFYGAAPMALMTVGAGAVLVSGDLIGQRVAVDLDWVLWTAGTLGGLFTAVSIPYLMFTQLEVEPDAAFGGWLMPVVPPMVSAATGALLLPHLPPGTPRETMLFGCYAMFGLSLFASLNIIAMIWSRLVLYGTSGTARVPTLWIVLGPLGQSITAAGLLASAAATGAIDHRLAAAMNAFAVLFGVPVWGFAVLWIALATSLTVRTLRRGMPFALTWWSLTFPVGTFVTGTSQLASHTQLPAFKVAAAAAYVGLLFTWILVTVRTARGSWHGNLLKLPPSADPVRASKESRTQ; from the coding sequence ATGGCCCCTGCCAGCCCGGGTGACGCCCCGGCGCCGACCACCCGCGTCGAAGTCCTGGGCAATGTCGGCCCGAACTGGTTCGCGTCGGTGATGGGCACCGGGATCGTGGCCATCGCCGGGGCGACGCTGCCCGTCCACGTGCCCGGGTTGCGTGGCTTCACCCACGGTGTGTGGATGCTGGCCGCCACCCTGTTGGTGCTGTTGATCGTGCTGGTCGGCGGACACTGGTTGCGCAACCCGAGGGTGGCGCGCGCCCATGCCCGCAATCCGCAGATGGCCCACTTCTACGGGGCCGCGCCGATGGCGCTGATGACCGTCGGTGCGGGCGCGGTGCTGGTGAGCGGGGATCTGATCGGGCAGCGCGTCGCCGTCGACCTGGACTGGGTGCTGTGGACGGCGGGCACCCTCGGCGGCTTGTTCACCGCCGTGAGCATCCCGTACCTGATGTTCACCCAGTTGGAGGTGGAGCCCGACGCGGCGTTCGGAGGCTGGCTGATGCCGGTGGTGCCGCCGATGGTGTCGGCCGCCACGGGCGCGCTGTTGCTGCCGCACCTGCCGCCGGGCACCCCACGCGAGACGATGCTGTTCGGTTGCTACGCGATGTTCGGACTCTCGCTGTTCGCCTCGCTGAACATCATCGCGATGATCTGGAGCCGGTTGGTGCTGTACGGCACCTCCGGCACGGCGCGGGTGCCGACGCTGTGGATCGTGCTGGGGCCGCTCGGCCAGTCCATCACCGCCGCGGGTCTGCTCGCGTCGGCTGCGGCGACCGGCGCGATCGACCACCGACTGGCCGCGGCGATGAACGCGTTCGCCGTCCTGTTCGGTGTCCCGGTGTGGGGCTTCGCGGTGTTATGGATCGCGCTGGCCACCTCGCTGACGGTGCGCACCCTGCGGCGCGGCATGCCGTTCGCCCTGACCTGGTGGAGCCTGACGTTTCCGGTCGGCACCTTCGTCACCGGAACTTCGCAGCTGGCTTCGCACACCCAGCTGCCCGCGTTCAAGGTGGCCGCGGCCGCCGCGTATGTCGGCCTGCTGTTCACCTGGATCTTGGTGACGGTGCGCACCGCGCGGGGCAGCTGGCACGGCAACCTGCTCAAACTGCCCCCGAGCGCCGATCCGGTCAGGGCCAGCAAGGAAAGTAGGACGCAGTGA